The following are encoded in a window of Ricinus communis isolate WT05 ecotype wild-type chromosome 4, ASM1957865v1, whole genome shotgun sequence genomic DNA:
- the LOC107261660 gene encoding LOW QUALITY PROTEIN: 25.3 kDa vesicle transport protein (The sequence of the model RefSeq protein was modified relative to this genomic sequence to represent the inferred CDS: inserted 3 bases in 2 codons; substituted 1 base at 1 genomic stop codon) codes for MVKLTIDGRVRDGLPLEQGPRYLDKESDNFLLNYKQQAEFILQEISRGXLSSSKMTILIDHHSLNYLVAYGVCFIIMXDSSYPRKLAFHYLQDLQKELEKFDGSLIDKITRPYTFLKFDGIIGNVRKQYVDTRTQANLSKLNANRQKDLDIVTXHMSQIVERKRHSERTSERSIATPPASSITVSPLLEVIVLKWTPITNAAVVLWARLTLTEIFTL; via the exons ATGGTTAAGCTAACAATAGATGGGCGGGTGAGAGATGGGTTGCCTCTTGAACAAGGGCCCAGATACTTGGATAAAGAGAGtgataatttcttattaaattacaaGCAACAAGCAGAATTCATACTCCAGGAAATCTCAAGAG CCTTATCATCTTCAAAGATGACCATTCTCATCGATCATCACTCCCTTAA CTACTTGGTCGCATATGGGGTCTGCTTCATCATTAT AGATTCCTCATATCCAAGAAAGCTAGCTTTCCATTACTTACAAGATTTGCAAAAGGAGTTGGAAAAATTTGATGGTTCCCTCATTGACAAAATTACAAGACCTTAtacttttctcaaattcg ATGGTATTATTGGGAATGTAAGGAAGCAATACGTGGATACAAGAACACAGGCTAATCTATCCAAGCTAAATGCTAATAGACAAAAGGATCTAGATATTGTTACTTAACACATGTCTCAAATAGTAGAAAGAAAACGACATTCAG AAAGAACATCAGAAAGATCAATAGCAACTCCTCCTGCCTCTTCAATAACGGTCTCTCCTCTCCTCGAG GTGATTGTATTGAAATGGACACCAATTACAAATGCTGCTGTTGTATTATGGGCCAGATTAACCCTAACAGAAATCTTTACCCTATGA